The proteins below are encoded in one region of Micromonospora yangpuensis:
- a CDS encoding coiled-coil domain-containing protein codes for MVIRRRGGRLLVALLTAVTVLLGVGAVPAYAEPNEGGTKKLRDALESTAKGHIEAKNKLEASQKRQKKLTADLKTVEQRLVGLTEQVGEVAAQSYRTGRLTAPAMLLNADTPDSFLDRVAALDVMAQRDSKRLATLIETRAEAAEAKKGIDAEVREQQKQVATMAKKKKEAERALAAVSTGTSAGFSGGSSSSARPAPRNSDGSWPGESCSVNDPTPANGCITPRTLNMLQETKAAGYKRYASCFRSGGSGEHPKGRACDFSAAAGGFQDKTATGGDKSYGDSLAAWQVRNASRLGILYVIWYRQIWHPGTGWRSYSGSGSPAADHTNHVHTSMH; via the coding sequence ATGGTCATCCGGCGTCGGGGCGGCCGGCTGCTGGTCGCCCTGCTGACCGCCGTGACGGTGCTGCTCGGTGTCGGCGCGGTGCCGGCGTACGCCGAGCCGAACGAGGGCGGGACGAAGAAGCTGCGGGACGCCCTGGAGAGCACCGCCAAGGGGCACATCGAGGCGAAGAACAAGCTGGAGGCCTCCCAGAAGCGGCAGAAGAAGCTGACCGCCGACCTGAAGACGGTCGAGCAGCGGCTGGTCGGGCTGACCGAGCAGGTTGGCGAGGTGGCCGCGCAGTCGTACCGGACGGGTCGGTTGACCGCCCCGGCGATGCTGCTCAACGCCGACACCCCGGACAGTTTCCTGGACCGGGTGGCCGCGTTGGACGTGATGGCCCAGCGGGACAGCAAGCGGCTGGCCACCCTGATCGAGACCCGGGCCGAGGCTGCCGAGGCCAAGAAGGGGATCGACGCCGAGGTCCGGGAGCAGCAGAAGCAGGTCGCCACGATGGCGAAGAAGAAGAAGGAGGCCGAGCGGGCGCTCGCCGCGGTCAGCACCGGCACCAGCGCCGGGTTCAGCGGCGGCAGTTCCTCCTCGGCCCGCCCGGCGCCGCGTAACTCCGACGGGTCGTGGCCGGGGGAGTCCTGCTCGGTGAACGACCCGACGCCGGCCAACGGTTGCATCACCCCCCGGACGCTCAACATGCTGCAGGAGACCAAGGCGGCCGGCTACAAGCGGTACGCGTCGTGTTTCCGTAGCGGCGGGTCGGGCGAGCACCCGAAGGGCCGGGCCTGTGACTTCTCGGCCGCCGCCGGTGGCTTCCAGGACAAGACCGCGACCGGCGGGGACAAGTCGTACGGCGACAGCCTGGCCGCCTGGCAGGTCCGCAACGCCAGCCGCCTCGGCATCCTCTACGTGATCTGGTACCGGCAGATCTGGCACCCGGGCACCGGTTGGCGGTCCTACAGCGGCAGCGGCAGCCCGGCCGCCGACCACACGAACCACGTTCACACCTCGATGCACTGA
- a CDS encoding inositol monophosphatase family protein — MADLLLDDVGELLRDTAAEIVLPLFRKLDAADVTEKAPGELVTIADQRAEEAITAGLRRLRPGSVVVGEEAVADDPTLLRHVRGTGDVWVVDPVDGTSNFAAGKRPFALMVALLTDGDPVASWILDPLADNLAVARVGEGTRLDGQPVTPRTTGRTPGGLRGSATTWFLPPATRARVAAGGERLGGLLPGQHCAGREYLDLLTGERDFVLFWRTLPWDHVPGTLLVRQAGGVARRFDGTDYHPADEHQGLLVAISEDVWTEAHAALLAD, encoded by the coding sequence GTGGCTGACCTGCTCCTGGACGACGTCGGCGAGCTGCTGCGGGACACCGCCGCCGAGATCGTCCTGCCCCTGTTCCGCAAGCTCGACGCCGCAGACGTCACCGAGAAGGCCCCCGGCGAGCTGGTCACCATCGCCGACCAGCGCGCCGAGGAGGCGATCACCGCCGGCCTGCGTCGGCTGCGCCCCGGCTCGGTGGTGGTCGGCGAGGAGGCGGTCGCCGACGACCCGACCCTGCTGCGGCACGTCCGGGGTACCGGTGACGTCTGGGTGGTCGACCCGGTCGACGGCACCTCCAACTTCGCCGCCGGCAAGCGACCGTTCGCGCTGATGGTGGCCCTGCTGACCGACGGCGATCCGGTCGCCTCCTGGATCCTCGATCCGCTGGCCGACAACCTCGCGGTCGCCCGGGTGGGCGAGGGCACCCGCCTCGACGGCCAGCCGGTCACCCCACGCACCACCGGGCGTACGCCGGGCGGGCTGCGCGGCAGCGCGACTACCTGGTTCCTGCCGCCGGCCACCCGGGCCCGGGTGGCCGCCGGCGGTGAACGGCTCGGCGGGCTGCTCCCCGGGCAGCACTGCGCCGGTCGGGAGTACCTCGACCTGCTCACCGGTGAGCGGGACTTCGTTCTCTTCTGGCGTACCCTGCCCTGGGACCACGTCCCCGGCACGCTGCTGGTCCGCCAGGCCGGCGGGGTCGCCCGTCGCTTCGACGGCACCGACTACCACCCGGCCGACGAGCACCAGGGCCTGCTGGTCGCGATCTCCGAGGACGTCTGGACCGAGGCCCACGCGGCGCTCCTCGCCGACTGA
- a CDS encoding response regulator yields the protein MTAPADGKSPIEVLLVEDDPGDVLMTQEAFEEHKLRNRLTVVSDGAEALAYLRREGRYADAVSPDLILLDLNLPRRDGREVLEEIKKDEHLCRIPVVVLTTSQADEDILRSYQLHANAYVTKPVDFERFISVVRQIDEFFVSVVKLPPRG from the coding sequence ATGACCGCGCCGGCGGACGGCAAGAGCCCGATCGAGGTGCTGCTGGTCGAGGACGACCCGGGGGACGTCCTGATGACCCAGGAGGCGTTCGAGGAGCACAAGCTCCGCAACCGGCTGACCGTCGTCTCCGACGGCGCCGAGGCGCTGGCGTACCTGCGTCGGGAGGGCCGGTACGCGGACGCGGTCAGCCCGGACCTGATCCTGCTCGACCTGAACCTGCCCCGCCGGGACGGCCGGGAGGTGCTGGAGGAGATCAAGAAGGACGAGCACCTCTGCCGGATCCCGGTCGTGGTGCTCACCACCTCGCAGGCCGACGAGGACATCCTGCGCAGCTATCAGCTGCACGCCAACGCCTACGTGACCAAGCCGGTCGACTTCGAGCGGTTCATCTCCGTGGTACGCCAGATCGACGAGTTCTTCGTCAGCGTGGTCAAGTTGCCGCCGCGTGGCTGA
- a CDS encoding sensor histidine kinase, whose protein sequence is MLTVVGVALVALAGAEAVVATQNRNYTEAALTETGPLRVHGQQLLSALLDQETSIRGYAVSGNRADLVPYEEGVRQERTVTAEMTELIDDYPEIAQELRAVEEQADQWRRLVAEPVINTTETAGTAAGQALLNDQARQRFDGIRSAIDALQAEILTARATVVANIERTGDLLVLLLIIAAVVVAVAGAVLLLSLEKMVIRPLTSLAGQVREVADGDYQHRISGAGPPEFLGLADDVDAMRQKIARDLDEVREARERIEWVNSQLQKQAEELVRSNRDLEQFAYVASHDLQEPLRKVASFCQLLQRRYAGQLDERADQYIAFAVDGAQRMQRLINDLLAFSRIGRLTTGFTEVDLNKVMGDVAGQTEAARQYADAELTWDELPVIRGEEPLLTNLLANLVSNSIKFRRPDVPPKVHVSAKLVDGEWEISCQDNGIGIEPEFADKIFVIFQRLHSKDAYPGTGIGLAIVKKIVEYHGGRVWVDTDSPQGTAIRFTVPATAEDVEAATVKTTADGTTGGEAAAEGESAAPGGPAAPGGTGADGATAGGTGSTAADPESAGPESVGPVGRQTARKDTARASGDGGTDGTKETVR, encoded by the coding sequence ATGCTCACCGTGGTGGGGGTGGCGCTGGTCGCGCTGGCCGGGGCCGAGGCGGTGGTCGCCACCCAGAACCGGAACTACACCGAGGCGGCGCTCACCGAGACCGGCCCGCTGCGGGTGCACGGGCAGCAGCTGCTCAGCGCCCTGCTCGACCAGGAGACCTCGATCCGCGGGTACGCGGTCAGCGGCAACCGGGCCGACCTCGTCCCGTACGAGGAGGGGGTGCGCCAGGAGCGGACCGTCACCGCCGAGATGACCGAGCTGATCGACGACTACCCGGAGATCGCGCAGGAGCTCCGCGCGGTCGAGGAGCAGGCCGACCAGTGGCGGCGGCTGGTGGCCGAGCCGGTGATCAACACGACGGAGACCGCCGGCACGGCAGCCGGTCAGGCGCTCCTCAACGACCAGGCCCGGCAGCGGTTCGACGGGATAAGGTCCGCGATCGACGCGTTGCAGGCCGAGATCCTCACCGCCCGCGCGACGGTGGTCGCCAACATCGAGCGTACCGGTGACCTGCTGGTGCTGCTCCTGATCATCGCGGCGGTGGTGGTCGCGGTGGCCGGCGCGGTGCTGCTGTTGTCGCTGGAGAAGATGGTCATCCGACCGTTGACCTCGCTGGCCGGTCAGGTACGGGAGGTCGCCGACGGCGACTACCAGCACCGGATCAGCGGTGCGGGGCCGCCGGAGTTCCTCGGGCTCGCCGACGACGTGGACGCCATGCGGCAGAAGATCGCCCGGGACCTCGACGAGGTCCGGGAGGCCCGGGAGCGGATCGAGTGGGTCAACAGCCAGCTCCAGAAGCAGGCCGAGGAGCTGGTGCGCTCCAACCGTGACCTGGAGCAGTTCGCCTACGTGGCCTCGCACGACCTGCAGGAGCCGCTGCGCAAGGTGGCCAGCTTCTGCCAGTTGCTGCAACGCCGGTACGCGGGGCAGCTGGACGAGCGGGCCGACCAGTACATCGCCTTCGCGGTGGACGGTGCGCAGCGGATGCAGCGTCTGATCAACGACCTGCTGGCGTTCTCCCGGATCGGGCGGCTCACCACCGGCTTCACCGAGGTCGACCTGAACAAGGTGATGGGGGACGTGGCCGGCCAGACCGAGGCCGCCCGGCAGTACGCCGACGCCGAGCTGACCTGGGACGAGCTGCCGGTGATCCGGGGCGAGGAGCCGTTGCTGACCAACCTGCTGGCCAACCTGGTCAGCAACTCGATCAAGTTCCGGCGTCCCGACGTACCGCCGAAGGTGCACGTCTCGGCGAAGTTGGTCGACGGCGAGTGGGAGATCAGCTGCCAGGACAACGGCATCGGGATCGAGCCGGAGTTCGCCGACAAGATCTTCGTGATCTTCCAGCGGCTGCACTCCAAGGACGCCTACCCGGGCACCGGGATCGGTCTGGCCATCGTCAAGAAGATCGTGGAATACCATGGTGGCCGGGTCTGGGTCGACACCGACAGCCCGCAGGGCACGGCGATCCGGTTCACCGTCCCGGCCACCGCCGAGGACGTCGAGGCCGCCACGGTGAAGACAACCGCCGACGGTACGACCGGTGGTGAGGCAGCTGCGGAAGGTGAGTCGGCAGCCCCGGGTGGCCCGGCTGCGCCGGGCGGGACCGGTGCGGACGGGGCGACTGCTGGCGGTACCGGCTCGACGGCCGCCGACCCGGAGTCGGCCGGGCCGGAGTCGGTTGGGCCGGTGGGGCGGCAGACGGCACGGAAGGACACCGCGCGGGCCTCAGGCGACGGCGGTACGGACGGTACGAAGGAGACAGTGCGATGA
- a CDS encoding PP2C family protein-serine/threonine phosphatase: MAGRAGPAVESSYPHGGYGPHPNLPPGERLRVLLVEDDEGDAFLVGELLAETNSMIDLLVATSLSEARKRVMGVDCVLLDLGLPDAQGLDGLRQVLEMSSGAAVCVLTGRSDEHLGIVAVAEGAQDYLVKGQVDGVLLTRALRYAVERKRADENARRLREVELRQAESARLERGLLPQPLMSTEEIGVNTFYRPGRHAALIGGDFYDVVQTRPDRVDLIVGDVCGHGADEAALGVELRVAWRALILAGVPDDEVLPALEQVLMSERRLQEIFATVATARLDLAANRATVRLAGHPPPLLLAGGKVAPVPAPGGLLLGVRPRRPVAFDLEFDTDDWSLLMYTDGLIEGRVDGGDERLDVPGLVGLLDEPANHAVPLSELPAWLVGRAEQINGGPLADDVAMLLVSRGGGR, from the coding sequence ATGGCCGGCCGGGCCGGTCCCGCGGTCGAGTCGTCGTACCCGCACGGCGGTTACGGGCCCCACCCCAACCTGCCGCCGGGTGAGCGGCTGCGGGTGCTGCTGGTCGAGGACGACGAGGGCGACGCCTTCCTGGTCGGTGAGCTGCTCGCCGAGACCAACTCGATGATCGACCTGCTGGTGGCCACCAGCCTGAGCGAGGCCCGCAAGCGGGTGATGGGCGTGGACTGCGTCCTGCTCGACCTGGGGCTGCCCGACGCGCAGGGTCTGGACGGGCTGCGGCAGGTGCTGGAGATGTCCAGCGGTGCGGCGGTGTGTGTGCTGACCGGCCGCTCCGACGAGCACCTGGGCATCGTCGCGGTTGCCGAGGGAGCCCAGGACTACCTGGTCAAGGGGCAGGTCGACGGGGTCCTGCTGACCCGCGCGCTGCGCTACGCGGTGGAGCGGAAACGGGCCGACGAGAACGCCCGCCGGCTGCGTGAGGTCGAGCTGCGCCAGGCCGAGTCGGCCCGACTGGAACGCGGCCTGCTGCCCCAGCCGCTGATGTCCACCGAGGAGATCGGGGTCAACACCTTCTACCGGCCGGGCCGGCACGCCGCGTTGATCGGCGGGGACTTCTACGACGTGGTGCAGACCCGGCCGGACCGGGTGGACCTGATCGTCGGCGACGTATGCGGGCACGGGGCGGACGAGGCCGCCCTCGGCGTCGAGCTGCGGGTCGCCTGGCGGGCGCTGATCCTGGCCGGGGTGCCCGACGACGAGGTGCTGCCGGCGTTGGAGCAGGTGCTGATGAGTGAGCGCCGGCTCCAGGAGATCTTCGCGACGGTGGCCACCGCCCGGCTGGACCTCGCCGCCAACCGGGCGACCGTACGCCTGGCGGGGCACCCGCCACCGCTGCTGCTCGCCGGCGGTAAGGTCGCGCCGGTGCCGGCACCGGGCGGACTGCTGCTCGGCGTACGACCCCGCCGGCCCGTGGCCTTCGACCTGGAGTTCGACACCGATGACTGGTCCCTGTTGATGTACACCGACGGCCTGATCGAGGGGCGGGTGGACGGCGGCGACGAGCGGCTGGACGTGCCCGGCCTGGTGGGTCTGCTGGACGAGCCGGCCAACCACGCGGTGCCGCTGTCCGAGTTGCCCGCCTGGCTGGTCGGGCGGGCCGAGCAGATCAACGGCGGTCCGCTCGCCGACGACGTGGCGATGCTGCTGGTCAGCCGGGGTGGTGGGCGGTGA
- a CDS encoding M28 family peptidase, with protein sequence MGVPRTHAEDRALTRPRNRPLAALLALLALVAVGAGSLLDLRTPTPLPADAPVDQFSAGRAFPHVEQVAAEPHPAGSPANDRVRQHVEGTLRALGLETEVQDLVAPEAGQLSGAAAGATLARVRNVVARLPGTDPTGRVFLVAHYDSVQTGPGGNDDAAGTSAILEVARALTSGDRPRNDIVFVLTDAEEACLCGAAGFAAEHPLAADGGVVINLEARGSTGPVIMFETSRNNAALVDVFGRAAPHPVGTSFAVEVYRALPNDTDFTAFLDADFVGLNSAYIDGGAIYHTPLDTPAALDRGSLQHHGDNALGLAREFGRIDLTDLGADHDATYFPVPGGLVRYPGWLTWPLALAALLAVAALGWFARRRGRATGRRLVAAFGLALAPLVVAPLGAQGLWLGITALRPGYAELLDPYRPTWYRLAVLTLAVAVVSGWYALLRRWAGPAALAVGVLGWLALLGVLFAALAPGGAYLFTLPALVGALGGLVALATRVDGPWPVIAATVVAAVGVIVLLPTAILLFPALGMAMGGVAALVTVLLGFAALPVVDLLHPPAGGARGLTALRHRRLGLLPTLAAGLAAAIFAGVGLAVDRFDADHPVPTHLMYALDADTGTARWLSRETDPQPWTAGYVADTGPVDGFPGLGAGDLRTGPAPAADLPAPKLEVLADTGAGPARTLRLKLTPQRPVRLTSLHVDLDTATVTSLTVAGRPVPLGRPEHRWNLGVVFHAPPPEGIEITLTVSSKPGRQLALRVMDGSDGLDALPGFRPRPPDVGVVGSHSSELLAIARTYKL encoded by the coding sequence GTGGGCGTACCCCGTACCCACGCCGAGGACCGGGCCCTGACCCGACCCCGCAACCGTCCGCTCGCCGCGCTGCTCGCGCTCCTCGCCCTGGTGGCGGTGGGTGCGGGCAGCCTGCTCGACCTGCGTACCCCGACGCCACTACCGGCCGACGCACCGGTCGACCAGTTCAGTGCCGGCCGGGCGTTCCCGCACGTCGAGCAGGTCGCGGCCGAGCCGCACCCGGCCGGCAGTCCGGCCAACGACCGGGTACGCCAGCACGTCGAGGGCACGCTGCGCGCGCTGGGCCTGGAGACCGAGGTGCAGGACCTGGTCGCCCCGGAGGCCGGCCAGCTCAGCGGGGCGGCCGCCGGGGCCACCCTGGCCCGGGTACGCAACGTAGTGGCCCGGCTACCCGGCACCGATCCGACCGGTCGGGTCTTCCTGGTCGCGCACTACGACTCGGTGCAGACCGGGCCGGGCGGCAACGACGACGCGGCCGGCACCTCGGCGATCCTGGAGGTGGCCCGCGCGCTGACCAGCGGAGACCGCCCCCGCAACGACATCGTCTTCGTGCTCACCGACGCCGAGGAGGCCTGCCTCTGCGGCGCGGCGGGGTTCGCGGCCGAGCATCCGCTGGCCGCCGACGGTGGCGTGGTGATCAACCTGGAGGCGCGCGGCTCCACCGGGCCGGTGATCATGTTCGAGACGTCCCGGAACAACGCCGCCCTGGTCGACGTCTTCGGCCGGGCCGCACCCCACCCGGTCGGCACCTCCTTCGCGGTGGAGGTCTACCGGGCGCTGCCCAACGACACCGACTTCACCGCCTTCCTCGACGCCGACTTCGTCGGGTTGAACTCGGCGTACATCGACGGTGGGGCGATCTACCACACCCCGCTGGACACCCCGGCCGCGCTGGACCGGGGCAGCCTGCAACACCACGGCGACAACGCGCTCGGCCTGGCCCGGGAGTTCGGCCGGATCGACCTGACCGACCTGGGCGCCGACCACGACGCCACGTACTTCCCGGTGCCGGGCGGACTGGTCCGCTACCCCGGCTGGCTGACCTGGCCGCTGGCGCTGGCCGCGCTCCTGGCCGTCGCCGCGCTGGGCTGGTTCGCCCGACGGCGGGGCCGGGCCACCGGACGCCGGCTCGTCGCCGCCTTCGGGTTGGCGCTCGCCCCGCTCGTCGTCGCCCCGCTGGGCGCGCAGGGGCTCTGGCTGGGCATCACCGCACTACGTCCGGGCTACGCCGAACTGCTCGACCCGTACCGGCCTACCTGGTACCGCCTCGCCGTGCTCACCCTCGCCGTGGCGGTGGTGTCCGGCTGGTACGCGCTGCTGCGCCGGTGGGCCGGACCGGCCGCACTGGCCGTCGGCGTACTCGGTTGGCTGGCCCTGCTCGGGGTGCTATTCGCGGCGCTGGCCCCCGGTGGGGCGTACCTCTTCACCCTGCCGGCCCTGGTCGGCGCGCTCGGCGGGCTGGTCGCGCTGGCCACCCGGGTCGACGGCCCGTGGCCGGTGATCGCGGCGACCGTCGTCGCGGCGGTCGGCGTGATCGTGCTGCTACCCACCGCGATCCTGCTCTTCCCGGCCCTGGGCATGGCGATGGGCGGGGTGGCCGCGCTGGTCACGGTCCTGCTCGGCTTCGCCGCGCTGCCCGTGGTGGACCTGCTGCACCCACCGGCCGGCGGCGCACGCGGCCTGACCGCGCTACGCCACCGCCGCCTCGGCCTGCTGCCCACCCTCGCCGCCGGCCTGGCCGCCGCGATCTTCGCCGGGGTCGGCCTGGCCGTCGACCGCTTCGACGCCGACCACCCCGTCCCCACCCACCTGATGTACGCCCTCGACGCCGACACCGGCACCGCCCGCTGGCTCAGCCGCGAGACCGACCCCCAACCCTGGACCGCCGGGTACGTCGCCGACACCGGCCCGGTCGACGGCTTCCCCGGCCTCGGGGCGGGCGACCTGCGCACCGGCCCGGCCCCCGCCGCCGACCTGCCCGCCCCGAAACTGGAGGTACTCGCCGACACCGGCGCCGGCCCGGCCCGCACCCTGCGGCTGAAGCTCACCCCGCAACGCCCGGTCCGGCTGACCAGCCTGCACGTCGACCTGGACACCGCAACGGTCACCAGCCTCACCGTGGCCGGCCGACCGGTGCCGCTGGGCCGCCCGGAACACCGCTGGAACCTCGGCGTCGTCTTCCACGCCCCACCACCGGAGGGCATCGAGATCACCCTGACCGTCTCGTCCAAGCCGGGCCGTCAGCTGGCACTACGCGTGATGGACGGCAGCGACGGGCTGGACGCGCTACCCGGCTTCCGCCCCCGCCCGCCCGACGTGGGCGTGGTCGGCTCACACAGCTCCGAACTCCTAGCCATAGCCCGCACCTACAAGCTGTAA
- a CDS encoding GntR family transcriptional regulator, protein MSSESDFDPDVATWKQLAERLRQAIRSGQLAPGQRVPTELSLTQEYHLSRLTVRRALQQLRSEGLIVVVQSRGTFVRGEQDRTIVTMREGDRLRARMPDPEERRKYGLQEGEPLILVTSADGKIGGYGANTTEIVAG, encoded by the coding sequence GTGAGCAGTGAGAGCGACTTCGATCCCGATGTCGCCACCTGGAAGCAACTGGCGGAGCGGCTACGACAAGCCATCCGCTCGGGTCAACTCGCCCCGGGCCAGCGCGTTCCGACAGAGTTGAGCCTCACCCAGGAGTACCACCTCAGCAGACTCACAGTCCGCCGCGCACTTCAGCAGTTGCGGAGCGAGGGCTTGATCGTGGTCGTCCAGAGTCGTGGCACTTTCGTCAGAGGCGAGCAGGACCGCACCATCGTGACCATGCGTGAAGGCGACCGACTACGGGCTCGAATGCCCGACCCCGAGGAACGACGGAAGTACGGCCTCCAGGAAGGCGAACCTCTCATCCTGGTGACCAGTGCTGACGGCAAGATCGGCGGGTACGGCGCGAATACCACCGAGATCGTCGCCGGCTGA
- a CDS encoding PIN-like domain-containing protein, whose product MTDSQPKASNSEQGIAGRFKSWWSAVPEVVDLQDSLIVIDASALLHLYRISPRAREQTLSVMALLQNQLFIPHQAAQEFHRNRFGVATSRIKQFRETRQTLEQAPKEAVALLRSTVAKFESFRTRIMTERHWKPDDHHLDENSLKQRLHGVMDAALSEFEALEAEYDLRPGDVLRMDPVLTRLEEITSGRIGLPYDNDQLEQRIREANEFRYPNIIPPGYADARSKSTPYLAAGDYIVWRQIIDQAVEATGGEFVAVVTNDVKEDWWELDKRGRPTKARSELSQELVETCGRQLKLLTLSSFLDIAAVQLPGEVSEETVERVRVSEVETQMDSVIESLRESGHPNLLALSPFELEGLVRALFEAMGYTATLVDYDPELSKTSSPRSYDILAIDPRTEPPTRTIVEVKRYKNLVASETVRALYGSMLHEGADRGAVVTTSQFGIASRDFADGKNIDLIDGMKLLMLLNEHLGIDVTLTHEN is encoded by the coding sequence GTGACTGATTCTCAGCCGAAGGCTTCCAACAGCGAGCAAGGCATCGCCGGACGCTTTAAATCTTGGTGGTCAGCGGTTCCCGAAGTCGTCGACTTACAAGATTCACTTATCGTTATTGACGCTAGCGCGCTCTTGCACCTCTATCGGATAAGCCCAAGAGCCAGGGAACAAACACTCTCAGTTATGGCTCTGCTCCAAAACCAACTCTTCATTCCACATCAGGCGGCCCAGGAGTTCCATCGGAACAGGTTCGGGGTGGCAACAAGTAGAATTAAACAGTTTCGCGAAACCAGGCAAACTCTTGAGCAGGCTCCAAAAGAAGCGGTAGCGCTCCTAAGGTCCACCGTTGCCAAATTTGAGTCCTTCAGAACAAGAATAATGACCGAGAGGCACTGGAAACCGGACGACCACCATCTTGACGAGAATTCACTGAAACAACGGCTTCACGGCGTCATGGATGCCGCCCTGAGCGAGTTCGAAGCACTTGAAGCGGAGTACGACCTTCGGCCCGGCGATGTCCTCAGGATGGATCCAGTTCTTACTCGACTTGAAGAGATCACTAGCGGCAGAATTGGCTTACCCTACGATAACGATCAATTGGAGCAGCGCATACGCGAGGCGAATGAATTCAGATATCCGAACATCATCCCGCCAGGATATGCTGACGCCCGCAGCAAATCTACCCCATACCTAGCAGCCGGCGATTACATTGTTTGGCGACAAATAATTGACCAGGCCGTAGAGGCGACAGGCGGTGAATTCGTCGCCGTAGTCACTAACGATGTGAAAGAAGATTGGTGGGAACTCGACAAGAGGGGGCGCCCGACGAAAGCCCGCAGTGAACTGAGTCAAGAACTCGTTGAGACGTGCGGCCGTCAACTCAAACTCCTAACGCTTTCCAGCTTCCTCGATATTGCTGCGGTCCAGCTACCGGGGGAGGTCTCCGAAGAGACAGTCGAGCGCGTGCGAGTGTCTGAGGTTGAGACTCAGATGGATTCAGTCATTGAATCCCTGCGGGAGAGCGGGCACCCGAACCTTCTTGCACTGTCGCCCTTTGAACTCGAAGGCCTGGTACGGGCCTTGTTCGAGGCAATGGGGTATACAGCAACGCTGGTCGACTACGATCCGGAGTTAAGTAAGACTTCGAGTCCACGTTCATATGACATCCTCGCCATCGATCCTCGCACGGAGCCGCCAACGCGAACGATCGTCGAGGTAAAGCGCTACAAAAACCTGGTGGCGAGCGAGACGGTTCGTGCACTTTACGGGAGCATGCTTCACGAAGGAGCCGACCGGGGAGCGGTCGTTACCACCAGCCAATTCGGGATAGCATCCAGAGATTTCGCCGACGGTAAAAATATTGACTTGATCGACGGAATGAAGCTTTTGATGCTGCTAAACGAACACCTCGGGATCGACGTGACCTTAACCCATGAAAACTGA
- a CDS encoding tyrosine-type recombinase/integrase: MPPTIVSNPFAVKSIRRPKLAPTKVVPWSVNRLTAFRKNVQPRYRVAVDLGAGCGLRQGEIFAVSPGDLDPARPVLHITRQIKIVRGSLIFAPPKGGKSREVPLPDSVAGRLRQHAQDCLPVAVTLPWATLTGEPRTVELYLTTPTGLALSRSMFNSGFWKPAIRATGILDDRHNGMHVLRHTYASVLLDAGESIKALSAYLGHADPGFTLPDLPHLLLASEDRTRRAIDKALGEDQGSDDAPQASDGLDTA, from the coding sequence TTGCCACCAACCATTGTCAGCAACCCTTTCGCGGTCAAGAGCATTCGCCGGCCGAAGCTCGCTCCAACCAAGGTGGTGCCGTGGTCGGTCAACCGATTGACGGCGTTTCGCAAGAACGTGCAGCCCCGGTACCGGGTAGCGGTGGACCTGGGCGCGGGTTGCGGCCTCCGGCAAGGGGAAATCTTTGCGGTCAGCCCCGGAGATCTCGACCCGGCCCGCCCCGTTTTGCATATCACTCGGCAGATCAAAATCGTTCGCGGCTCGCTGATCTTCGCGCCACCGAAGGGCGGCAAGTCCCGCGAGGTTCCGTTGCCGGACTCGGTAGCGGGCAGGCTGAGACAACACGCGCAGGACTGCCTGCCGGTCGCGGTGACCCTGCCGTGGGCGACCCTGACCGGTGAGCCGCGAACTGTAGAGCTGTACCTGACGACACCCACCGGCCTGGCGCTGTCCCGCTCGATGTTCAACTCCGGTTTCTGGAAGCCCGCAATCCGTGCGACCGGCATCCTGGACGACCGACACAACGGGATGCACGTCCTGCGGCACACCTACGCCTCGGTCCTCCTGGACGCCGGGGAGAGCATCAAGGCTCTATCGGCCTACCTGGGCCACGCGGACCCTGGCTTCACCCTCCCGGACCTACCACACCTGCTGCTGGCCAGCGAGGATCGCACCCGCCGCGCCATCGACAAGGCACTCGGTGAAGACCAGGGCAGCGATGATGCTCCGCAAGCCTCTGACGGCCTGGACACGGCATGA
- a CDS encoding Smr/MutS family protein — translation MKLKLDLHDIFNRGQDIDRALRGIMDEAVAKKATLVEIIPGKGSGQLKKRVLRFLDQKDVKQLYHRVEKDSKNFGRLFVHFRWK, via the coding sequence ATGAAGCTCAAGCTGGATCTGCACGACATCTTCAACCGGGGCCAGGACATCGATCGGGCGCTGCGCGGAATCATGGACGAGGCGGTGGCGAAGAAGGCCACCCTCGTCGAGATCATCCCGGGCAAGGGCTCCGGCCAGCTCAAGAAGCGGGTGCTGCGGTTCCTCGACCAGAAGGACGTCAAACAGCTCTACCACCGGGTGGAGAAGGACTCGAAAAACTTCGGCCGCCTCTTCGTCCACTTCCGCTGGAAATAG